In Synechococcus sp. PCC 6312, one genomic interval encodes:
- a CDS encoding carbon dioxide-concentrating mechanism protein CcmK: MPIAVGMVEVLGTPPALAVADVMVKAARVTLVGYERLSGARLTIIVRGDVAEVQASVAAGEMAAKKVPAESPKEETLFCSSVVIPRPDDNVEAIFPTMQFQFGPDWERFLV, from the coding sequence GTGCCGATAGCCGTTGGAATGGTAGAAGTGTTGGGAACTCCCCCGGCCTTGGCTGTGGCGGATGTGATGGTTAAAGCAGCGCGGGTGACATTGGTGGGATATGAACGTCTCAGTGGGGCCCGACTGACGATTATTGTCCGAGGCGATGTGGCTGAAGTCCAGGCCTCGGTTGCAGCGGGAGAAATGGCTGCTAAAAAAGTTCCAGCCGAAAGCCCGAAAGAAGAAACCCTATTTTGCTCCTCCGTGGTGATTCCCCGCCCCGATGATAATGTCGAAGCCATCTTCCCCACCATGCAGTTTCAATTTGGGCCCGATTGGGAGCGATTTTTAGTTTAG
- a CDS encoding phycobilisome linker polypeptide, whose translation MRLFKITACVPSQTRIRTQRELQNTYFTKLVPYDNWFKEQQRIQKMGGKIVKVELSTGKPGANTGLL comes from the coding sequence ATGCGACTGTTTAAGATCACTGCCTGCGTTCCTAGCCAGACCCGGATTCGGACTCAGCGGGAATTGCAAAATACCTATTTTACTAAGTTGGTCCCCTACGATAATTGGTTTAAAGAACAGCAACGGATTCAAAAAATGGGAGGCAAGATCGTTAAGGTTGAGCTTTCTACTGGTAAACCAGGAGCTAATACTGGACTGTTGTAA
- a CDS encoding Uma2 family endonuclease gives MPLSLERNIQPDIIYPDSDGQPMAENTLQFKWIILIKENLECLFADDPNVFVAGDLLWYPVKGQPEIRVTPDAMAAFGRPKGYWGSYQQWEEGNIAPQVVVEVLSPGSTATEVNRKLAFYDRYLTSETLEINDPNGQRFQTMIEMRQNLAIATQQAEAERLRAEQERERAEQLRTKLLELGVDPESGSDFDDHSLSQSLRSEHILQDFFRVI, from the coding sequence ATGCCCCTTTCTTTAGAGCGAAATATTCAGCCAGACATCATCTATCCCGATAGCGATGGCCAACCCATGGCAGAAAATACCTTACAGTTTAAGTGGATTATTCTGATCAAAGAAAACTTAGAATGCCTATTTGCTGATGATCCCAATGTGTTTGTGGCGGGCGATTTGCTCTGGTATCCCGTGAAAGGGCAGCCAGAAATTCGTGTTACTCCCGATGCGATGGCGGCATTTGGCCGACCTAAAGGTTATTGGGGTTCCTATCAGCAGTGGGAAGAAGGAAATATTGCCCCGCAAGTTGTTGTGGAAGTCTTGTCCCCAGGGAGCACGGCCACCGAAGTGAATCGTAAGTTGGCTTTTTATGATCGTTATCTGACTTCAGAGACTTTAGAAATTAATGATCCCAATGGGCAACGGTTTCAAACCATGATTGAGATGCGGCAGAATTTGGCAATCGCGACTCAACAAGCTGAAGCAGAACGACTACGGGCAGAGCAGGAGAGAGAACGGGCAGAGCAGTTACGGACAAAACTGCTGGAATTGGGGGTTGACCCAGAATCAGGATCGGATTTTGATGATCATTCCCTGAGCCAGAGCCTGAGATCAGAGCACATCTTGCAGGATTTTTTCAGGGTCATTTAG
- the apcA gene encoding allophycocyanin subunit alpha produces MSVVTKSIVNADAEARYLSPGELDRIKSFVTTGERRLRIAQALTENRERLVKQAGDQLFQKRPDVVSPGGNAYGEEMTATCLRDLDYYLRLVTYGIVSGDVTPIEEIGIVGVREMYNSLGTPIPAVAEGVRGLKNAAASLLSAEDAAEAGSYFDFVIGAMQ; encoded by the coding sequence ATGAGCGTCGTCACGAAGTCGATCGTGAATGCTGATGCCGAGGCCCGTTATCTCAGCCCCGGTGAATTAGATCGGATTAAGAGCTTTGTCACCACCGGCGAACGTCGGTTACGCATTGCCCAAGCCCTGACCGAAAATCGGGAGCGGCTCGTCAAACAAGCAGGTGACCAATTGTTCCAAAAACGCCCTGATGTGGTTTCCCCCGGTGGTAATGCCTATGGCGAAGAAATGACCGCCACCTGCTTGCGTGATTTGGACTACTACCTGCGCTTAGTCACCTACGGAATTGTTTCTGGCGATGTCACTCCCATTGAAGAAATTGGGATTGTTGGCGTGCGGGAAATGTACAACTCCTTGGGTACCCCCATCCCGGCCGTGGCTGAAGGTGTGCGTGGTTTGAAAAATGCCGCTGCTAGCCTCTTGTCTGCCGAAGATGCCGCTGAAGCTGGTTCTTACTTCGATTTCGTCATTGGGGCCATGCAGTAA
- the apcB gene encoding allophycocyanin subunit beta gives MQDAITAVINSSDVQGKYLDTAALEKLKSYFATGELRVRAATVISSNAAGIVKEAVAKSLLYSDITRPGGNMYTTRRYAACIRDLDYYLRYATYAMLAGDPSILDERVLNGLKETYNSLGVPIAATVQAIQAMKEVTASLVGSDAGKEMGVYFDYISSGLS, from the coding sequence ATGCAAGATGCCATTACCGCTGTCATCAACTCCTCTGATGTGCAGGGCAAGTATCTGGATACTGCTGCTTTAGAAAAGCTCAAGTCTTATTTTGCCACTGGCGAACTGCGCGTCCGGGCCGCTACCGTGATTAGCTCCAATGCCGCTGGTATCGTCAAGGAAGCTGTTGCTAAGTCCTTGTTGTACTCCGACATCACTCGGCCGGGTGGGAATATGTACACCACCCGGCGTTATGCCGCTTGTATCCGTGACTTAGATTACTACCTCCGTTACGCCACCTATGCCATGTTGGCTGGCGATCCGTCCATCTTGGATGAGCGGGTATTGAACGGTTTGAAAGAAACCTACAACTCCTTGGGCGTGCCCATTGCCGCTACCGTGCAGGCGATCCAGGCCATGAAAGAAGTCACCGCTAGCTTGGTGGGTTCTGATGCTGGAAAAGAAATGGGTGTCTATTTTGACTACATTTCTTCTGGTTTGAGCTAG
- the panD gene encoding aspartate 1-decarboxylase — translation MALIRLLHAKLHRLRVTDANINYVGSVTIDLDLLNLVGILPLQEVEVWNATNGNRFTTYALPGQAGTGTICVNGAAAHLCAIGDIVIIAAYEMRERQAVLQGGHQARVVIADAQNHCQELLEQSLWETELGMTLKTTVQPLN, via the coding sequence ATGGCTTTGATCCGACTCCTTCACGCCAAGCTCCATCGTCTGCGAGTCACTGATGCCAATATTAACTATGTCGGGAGCGTTACGATTGACCTGGATCTCCTCAATTTAGTTGGCATTTTACCCCTTCAAGAGGTGGAAGTTTGGAATGCAACCAATGGCAACCGCTTCACAACCTATGCGTTACCAGGCCAAGCCGGAACGGGAACAATTTGTGTCAATGGGGCGGCAGCACATCTATGTGCCATTGGAGACATTGTCATTATTGCGGCCTATGAGATGAGAGAGCGGCAGGCTGTTCTTCAAGGTGGGCACCAGGCCCGTGTCGTGATTGCCGATGCCCAAAACCACTGCCAAGAATTGCTCGAACAATCTCTTTGGGAAACAGAGTTAGGGATGACCCTGAAAACCACCGTACAACCCCTAAACTAA